In one Lolium rigidum isolate FL_2022 chromosome 3, APGP_CSIRO_Lrig_0.1, whole genome shotgun sequence genomic region, the following are encoded:
- the LOC124695774 gene encoding cold and drought-regulated protein CORA-like has product MSTIVMRVDLECDKCYKKIRKVLCKLQDRENIKMISYDEKNNVVTVAGSFDAEEVSDRLCSSAGKVITDIQVARGNQMMMPGAGKAAPKNPGKENHGKKEGHGHVQGGQQGHGQGHGGQQGHGQGYGGGQQVQAHGGGHGGGGGQQGHGQGGGHGGGGGKPDKTKHVKFDMDDDDDDDDEFDQPAHHGKGHGHGHAGEKPRVFTTNTAVARNEAPRPQQGASMAAMAPMRMPAPGPSMTMMPQALSTPSIWPVPPPAPSYGYGAPAYGYGGAPPAGGYYGGPVYDHGGYGAYGGGAYGRNPYQPQYCYEEEPSAGCSVM; this is encoded by the exons ATGTCGACCATCGTCATGAGAGTCGACCTTGAGTGCGACAAGTGCTACAAGAAGATCAGAAAGGTCCTCTGCAAGCTCCAAG ACAGAGAGAACATCAAGATGATCTCGTACGACGAGAAGAACAACGTGGTGACGGTGGCGGGGTCGTTCGACGCCGAGGAGGTCTCAGACAGGCTCTGCTCCAGCGCCGGAAAGGTCATCACCGACATACAGGTCGCCAGAGGGAACCAGATGATGATGCCCGGCGCCGGCAAGGCGGCGCCCAAGAATCCCGGGAAGGAGAACCACGGCAAGAAGGAAGGACACGGCCATGTCCAAGGTGGCCAGCAGGGCCATGGCCAAGGCCACGGCGGCCAGCAGGGCCATGGACAGGGCTACGGCGGTGGCCAGCAGGTTCAAGCCCACGGAggcggccacggtggcggcggtggccagcagGGTCATGGCCAGGGCggcggccacggtggcggcggcgggaagcCGGACAAGACCAAGCACGTCAAGTTCGacatggacgacgacgacgacgacgacgacgaattcGACCAGCCCGCCCACCACGGCAAGGgtcacggacacgggcacgccGGCGAGAAGCCGAGGGTGTTCACCACCAACACTGCTGTGGCACGGAACGAGGCCCCGCGCCCCCAGCAGGGAGCGTCGATGGCAGCGATGGCGCCGATGCGGATGCCGGCGCCGGGGCCGAGCATGACGATGATGCCGCAGGCTTTGTCCACGCCGTCCATCTGGCCGGTGCCGCCGCCTGCACCGTCGTACGGGTACGGCGCGCCGGCGTACGGATACGGCGGGGCGCCACCAGCCGGAGGGTACTACGGCGGGCCCGTGTACGACCACGGCGGGTACGGCGCGTACGGAGGCGGTGCGTACGGTAGGAATCCGTACCAGCCGCAGTACTGCTACGAGGAGGAGCCCAGCGCCGGGTGCAGCGTCATGTGA
- the LOC124695775 gene encoding putative ripening-related protein 5: protein MATASTAATVALFFLVTLSASHVASSLRPSLDVCHASGYLPGKAGKCERSNDPDCCEDGKQYPQYHCSPPVTAATKAVLTLNSFEKGKDGGGPSECDKAYHSDKEMVVALSTGWFKKMARCGHKIKITANGKSVYAKVVDECDSVYGCDGEHNYEPPCDNNIIDASPAVWNALGLDQNVGMEDITWSEQ from the coding sequence ATGGCTACTGCTTCAACCGCAGCTACCGTGGCACTCTTCTTCCTGGTTACCCTCTCGGCTTCCCATGTTGCATCGTCCCTTCGGCCCAGCCTCGATGTATGTCACGCCAGTGGTTATCTCCCAGGAAAGGCTGGCAAATGCGAAAGGAGCAATGACCCGGACTGTTGCGAGGATGGAAAACAGTACCCACAATACCACTGCTCCCCGCCGGTCACTGCAGCCACAAAGGCCGTCCTCACACTCAACAGTTTCGAGAAGGGCAAGGACGGCGGTGGCCCCTCGGAGTGTGATAAGGCCTACCACAGTGACAAGGAAATGGTTGTTGCGCTCTCCACGGGTTGGTTCAAGAAGATGGCTCGTTGCGGCCACAAAATCAAGATCACCGCCAATGGTAAGTCCGTGTATGCTAAGGTGGTGGACGAGTGTGACTCTGTGTACGGTTGCGACGGTGAGCATAACTATGAGCCCCCTTGTGACAACAACATCATTGATGCTTCACCAGCAGTGTGGAACGCCCTCGGTCTAGATCAAAATGTTGGTATGGAGGATATCACCTGGTCGGAACAGTAA